The genomic window CACCGGGGCCACGGACGCCGTCCCGGCACCGGCGGCGGCAAAGCCGTACATGGGCTGGACGAGCTGGAGCATGCAGTCCTCCAAGTACCCGGGGCTCAACCCCGACGGCGATTACAGCTATCTGACCGAGCGGAACGTCCTGAGGCAGGCCGACGCCCTCGCCGCCAAGCTCAAGCCGTACGGGTACGAGTACGTCAACATCGACGCCGGCTGGTGGCGCGACACGGACTGGAAGCCCCGCTTCGACGAGTACGGCAGACAGGCCGCCGACCCCGCGCGCTTCCCCCGCGGTATGAAGGCCGTCGCCGACGACCTCCACGCCAGGGGACTGAAGGCCGGCATCTATCTTCCGGTCGGGCTGGAGAAGGAGGCGTACGGCGAGGGCAAGGTCCCCCTCTGGAACGCCGAGGGCTGCACGACCGCCGACATCGTCCACGGCGACCTGCGCACCACCAACGGCTGGGACAGCGCATACAAGATCGACTTCTCCCGGCCGTGCGCCCAGAAGTACATCGACTCGCAGGCGCGGTTGTTCGCCGACTGGGGATACGACTTCCTGAAGCTGGACGGAGTCGGCCCCGGCTCGTTCAAGAGCGGCGAGAACTACGACAACGTCGCCGACGTCGCCGCGTGGCAGAAGGCGATCGCCGCCACCGGACGGCCGATCCACCTCGAACTGTCCTGGTCCCTCGACATCGGCCATGCCGCGGACTGGAAGCGGTACTCGAACGGCTGGCGCATCGACACCGACGTCGAGTGCTACTGCAACACCCTGGTCACCTGGGAGAACTCCGTCGAGGACCGCTGGGACGACACCCCCGCCTGGACCCGCCACGCAGGCCCCGGCGGCTGGAACGACCTGGACTCGCTCAATGTCGGCAACGGCCAGATGGACGGGCTCACAAAGGCCGAACGGCAGAGCTACGCCACCCTGTGGGCCATCGCCAAGTCGCCTCTCTACACCGGTGACGACCTGACGCGCCTCGACTCCTACGGGCTCTCCCTGCTCACCAACAAGGAGGTCATCGCGGTCAACCAGGGCGGCACCCCGCCCGCCCGGCCCCTCACCCCCTCCGACGATCAGCAGGTCTGGGCGGCCGAGAACCCCGACGGCAGCTTCACCGTCGCCCTGTTCAACCTGGGTGACGCGCCCGCGTCCGTGACCGCCGACTGGTCGGCCCTCGGCTTCTCCGGCAAGGCCAGGGTCCGTGACCTGTGGAACCACGAGAACCTCGGTACGTACCGGGACAAGGTCGCGCAGGCGCTGCCCGCGCACGGCTCGCGGCTGTTCACCGTCACCCCGCAGGGCCCGGCCCTGACGAAGACGGCCTACGAGGCGGAGGCCGGGAGCAACACCCTCAGCGGCAACGCCTCGGTGGCCGACTGCGGCGCCTGCTCCGGGGCCAGGAAGGTCGGCAACCTCTACCTCGGCGGCAAACTCACTCTGAACGGCGTCACGGTCCCGAAGGCGGGACGGTACGTCGTGGACATCGCCTACGTCAGCGGTGACGCGCGATCCGTGCGGATCTCCGCCAACGGCGGCGGCGCCACCAGCCACAAGTTCCCCTCCACGGGAGACTGGGGGACCGTCGAGACGGTCGGCGTGCCGCTCAACCTGAAGGCCGGCGCCAACACCATCACCTTCGACAGCGGTG from Streptomyces sp. DSM 40750 includes these protein-coding regions:
- a CDS encoding alpha-galactosidase D yields the protein MRLSPHRTGRTLLVLALVTGLAAFTPAATATDTTGATDAVPAPAAAKPYMGWTSWSMQSSKYPGLNPDGDYSYLTERNVLRQADALAAKLKPYGYEYVNIDAGWWRDTDWKPRFDEYGRQAADPARFPRGMKAVADDLHARGLKAGIYLPVGLEKEAYGEGKVPLWNAEGCTTADIVHGDLRTTNGWDSAYKIDFSRPCAQKYIDSQARLFADWGYDFLKLDGVGPGSFKSGENYDNVADVAAWQKAIAATGRPIHLELSWSLDIGHAADWKRYSNGWRIDTDVECYCNTLVTWENSVEDRWDDTPAWTRHAGPGGWNDLDSLNVGNGQMDGLTKAERQSYATLWAIAKSPLYTGDDLTRLDSYGLSLLTNKEVIAVNQGGTPPARPLTPSDDQQVWAAENPDGSFTVALFNLGDAPASVTADWSALGFSGKARVRDLWNHENLGTYRDKVAQALPAHGSRLFTVTPQGPALTKTAYEAEAGSNTLSGNASVADCGACSGARKVGNLYLGGKLTLNGVTVPKAGRYVVDIAYVSGDARSVRISANGGGATSHKFPSTGDWGTVETVGVPLNLKAGANTITFDSGDGYAPDIDRIDVPDLS